A genomic region of Pseudomonas frederiksbergensis contains the following coding sequences:
- a CDS encoding DUF2523 family protein has protein sequence MFAILLSAVNTLLAFLVRGVLIKFVVFTALYFIVSELVSAMVSLLPNGSSLTSAFTGISSATWYFLDLFAASQGIPLIIAALVTRFIIRRIPVIG, from the coding sequence ATGTTTGCTATTTTACTTTCCGCTGTTAACACGTTGCTCGCGTTCCTGGTGCGAGGGGTATTAATCAAGTTTGTCGTTTTCACGGCCTTGTATTTCATTGTGTCCGAGCTGGTTTCTGCCATGGTGTCATTGCTGCCTAACGGCAGCTCTTTGACTTCGGCCTTCACTGGTATTAGTTCGGCTACTTGGTATTTCCTTGATCTCTTCGCAGCTTCGCAAGGCATTCCGCTTATCATTGCCGCGCTTGTAACTCGGTTCATCATCCGCCGTATTCCGGTAATTGGCTGA